One window of Myxocyprinus asiaticus isolate MX2 ecotype Aquarium Trade chromosome 4, UBuf_Myxa_2, whole genome shotgun sequence genomic DNA carries:
- the LOC127438017 gene encoding uncharacterized protein LOC127438017, producing the protein MRTLNLLTQHPPTFHGPCLHSFHGRCLRTFHVPYPQGNSSPFNFPKYLFWGRGAHPLQFPVVDALLQLMVATTVNEPVPMPATVNQSVPMPATVNEPVPKPATVKEPVPVASTVPEPVPVASIIPVPVASTDPITTLSAGRKRRRRKKTLPQSLPMLMTIEVVPQSLPVLMTMEVVPQSLSVLMTMEVVPQSLPMLTTTEVDPQS; encoded by the exons atgaggactttgaatCTCCTCACACAACATCCTCCaaccttccacggcccctgtctccactCCTTCCACGGCCGCTGTCTCCGCACCTTCCATGTCCCCTATccccaaggtaactcctctccatttAATTTCccaaaatatttgttttgggGGAGGGGGGCTCATCCTCTTCAGTTTCCAGTGGTCGATGCCCTACTGCAGTTAATGGTAGCgaccacggttaatgagccagtgcccatgcctgccacggttaaccagtcagtgcccatgcctgccacggttaacgagccagtgcccaagcctgccacagttaaagagccagtgcctgtagcctcgactgtcccagagccagtgcctgtagcctcgatcatcccagtgcctgtagcctcgaccgacCCCATAACCACACTCTCTGCTGGCcgaaagaggaggagaaggaaaaagactcttccccagtctctgcccatgctcatgaccatagag gtcgttccccagtctctgccagtgctcatgaccatggaggtcgttccccagtccctgtcagtgctcatgaccatggaggtcgttccccagtctctgcccatgctcacgaccacggaggttgatCCCCAGTCTTGA